One genomic window of uncultured delta proteobacterium includes the following:
- a CDS encoding exported hypothetical protein (Evidence 5 : No homology to any previously reported sequences) produces the protein MKLQTKMLLPIMALVVLLCGLSGYLSYRNAAADLQTAIEDNLRGEAEALGRATNSMVKDLFLDAGRIVQRNVILNFYRNASSDMARKAIVNDLRLIEESYPAFDRIHLLDDKGEVIASTDSDNIGKNYADRAYFKEAMKGEIFLSPPFQSRLTDKGIMVAAAPVTLNGRIVGAIYCPVPLEYLYKESVAPVTVGSDGYAYILDRNGLVVAHKNQDFLFNNTLNGMEHYKAMAAAEKDGLRDFVGAAKERVIAYHVKEPQTGLVAVTQAEHADVFEGLARMRNNSLIVAGAGIFLAAIVIMLILRPVLRDLHAGMVFAGKIAAGDLSGTLAVSRKDELGKLGDALRAIPESLQKIVAEYRQLEKNIEVGNLRAAGDASPFSGEFANLINGTNAILGCFVAIVDAIPSPTLMLDKNLTVRYMNGVAQKLAGTDYDGKSCVDLFRLEDYGTERCALTRAASSGQPCENETVVRPGGREMEISYTAIPLFDPQGNLASVLLLMIDLTQIKSTQRTIMDVAAQAMDIANRVAAASEQLSAQVEQVSRGTEIQRDRVNSTATAMEQMNATVLEVAHSAGEASKQAESMRGKASQGAELVDNVIAAVQRVNTVAEELQGNMRELGDQAESIGGVMNVISDIADQTNLLALNAAIEAARAGDAGRGFAVVADEVRKLAEKTMGATTEVGASIKGIQHSAMFNIKRVDDAGKSVAEATGLAGTSGEALKEIVTLAGENSSLIANIATAAEEQSATSEEINHSVEEINRIAGEAATGMNESASAVQELSRMAQELNTLLDRLKAA, from the coding sequence ATGAAATTGCAAACAAAAATGTTACTCCCCATCATGGCGCTCGTCGTCTTGCTATGTGGCCTCAGCGGGTATCTGTCATACAGAAATGCGGCCGCCGACCTTCAAACCGCCATTGAGGATAATCTGCGCGGCGAGGCGGAAGCGTTGGGCCGCGCGACGAACTCCATGGTGAAGGATCTTTTCCTTGACGCGGGGCGCATCGTCCAGCGCAACGTTATCCTGAATTTCTACCGGAACGCCTCGTCGGACATGGCAAGAAAGGCCATAGTAAACGATCTCCGGCTGATAGAGGAAAGTTATCCCGCTTTTGACCGGATACATCTGCTGGATGACAAAGGGGAGGTCATCGCTTCCACCGATTCGGACAATATCGGGAAAAATTATGCGGACCGCGCGTATTTCAAGGAAGCCATGAAAGGGGAGATTTTCCTGAGCCCTCCCTTCCAAAGCCGCCTGACGGACAAGGGCATCATGGTGGCGGCGGCCCCGGTGACCCTGAACGGCAGAATCGTCGGCGCCATCTATTGCCCCGTCCCTCTGGAATATCTGTATAAGGAATCCGTGGCCCCCGTTACCGTGGGCAGCGACGGCTACGCCTATATTTTGGACCGCAACGGCCTTGTGGTGGCGCACAAGAACCAGGATTTCCTCTTTAACAACACGCTGAACGGCATGGAGCACTATAAGGCCATGGCCGCCGCCGAAAAAGACGGGTTGCGCGACTTTGTGGGCGCCGCGAAAGAACGCGTCATTGCATACCACGTCAAGGAGCCGCAGACCGGGCTCGTCGCCGTGACGCAGGCGGAACACGCGGACGTGTTCGAGGGGCTCGCCCGGATGCGCAATAATTCCCTGATCGTCGCGGGCGCGGGCATCTTTCTCGCGGCGATCGTGATCATGCTCATTCTGCGCCCGGTGCTGCGGGACCTCCACGCGGGCATGGTTTTCGCCGGCAAGATAGCGGCCGGCGATCTTTCCGGCACGCTGGCGGTTTCCCGCAAAGACGAATTGGGCAAGCTGGGCGACGCGTTGCGGGCCATTCCCGAATCACTGCAAAAAATAGTTGCGGAATACCGGCAGCTTGAAAAGAACATTGAAGTCGGCAACCTGCGGGCCGCGGGCGACGCTTCGCCGTTTTCCGGCGAATTCGCGAATCTGATTAACGGCACCAACGCCATTTTGGGATGCTTCGTCGCGATCGTTGACGCCATCCCCTCGCCGACCCTGATGCTGGATAAAAACCTCACGGTCCGCTACATGAACGGTGTGGCCCAGAAGCTCGCGGGCACGGACTACGACGGCAAAAGCTGCGTCGATCTGTTCCGCCTTGAGGATTACGGCACGGAACGCTGCGCCCTGACGCGCGCCGCCTCCAGCGGCCAACCCTGCGAGAACGAAACCGTGGTCCGCCCAGGCGGCCGGGAGATGGAAATCAGCTATACCGCCATTCCGCTGTTCGATCCCCAGGGCAACCTGGCCTCGGTCCTGCTGCTCATGATCGACCTGACCCAGATCAAGAGCACGCAACGCACCATCATGGATGTGGCCGCCCAGGCCATGGACATCGCCAACCGCGTGGCCGCCGCCTCGGAACAGCTTTCCGCCCAGGTGGAACAGGTCAGCCGGGGCACGGAGATCCAGCGCGACCGCGTGAACTCCACGGCAACGGCCATGGAACAGATGAACGCCACGGTTCTTGAGGTGGCGCACAGCGCCGGGGAAGCCAGCAAGCAGGCGGAATCCATGCGCGGCAAAGCGTCCCAGGGCGCGGAACTGGTGGATAACGTCATCGCCGCCGTGCAGCGGGTGAACACCGTGGCCGAGGAGTTGCAAGGCAACATGCGCGAGTTGGGCGACCAGGCCGAATCCATCGGCGGCGTGATGAACGTCATCTCCGATATCGCGGACCAGACCAACCTGCTGGCCCTGAACGCCGCCATCGAAGCCGCCAGAGCCGGGGACGCCGGGCGCGGGTTTGCCGTGGTGGCGGACGAAGTGCGCAAGCTGGCCGAAAAAACCATGGGTGCGACCACCGAGGTGGGCGCCAGCATCAAGGGCATCCAGCACTCCGCCATGTTCAACATCAAGCGGGTGGACGACGCGGGCAAAAGCGTGGCCGAGGCCACGGGACTGGCGGGCACGTCCGGCGAGGCCCTGAAAGAGATCGTCACCCTGGCCGGAGAAAATTCCTCGCTCATTGCCAACATCGCCACGGCGGCGGAGGAACAGTCCGCCACTTCGGAAGAAATCAACCACTCCGTGGAGGAGATCAACCGCATCGCCGGGGAGGCCGCGACCGGCATGAACGAATCGGCCTCCGCCGTGCAGGAGTTGTCCCGCATGGCCCAGGAACTGAACACGCTTCTGGACAGGCTGAAGGCGGCGTAA
- a CDS encoding hypothetical protein (Evidence 5 : No homology to any previously reported sequences): protein MHIPLYNDYVSQDTNKKYINFIVSNFYMLVFNTITMY, encoded by the coding sequence ATGCATATACCATTATATAACGACTATGTGTCACAAGACACAAATAAAAAATATATCAATTTTATTGTATCAAATTTTTATATGCTCGTATTTAATACTATTACAATGTATTAA
- a CDS encoding putative electron transfer protein (Evidence 3 : Function proposed based on presence of conserved amino acid motif, structural feature or limited homology), whose product MGKIYTLPLKQSIGMAATPVIATGQRVARGTLLAEPQGLGVPLHASVSGVVRAITETAIEIEADAAQGTDYEPLPPCSGIVETVKAAGICGMGGAGFPTYVKLGTNLNGGTVIINAVECEPILHHNITQIEQNPAKIYRGLLLAMEATDARSGIIAIKAKNKDAVAALKGIVTGADNVTIAELPDRYPMGEERAIIRETLKKLLPVEDLPSAAGAVIINAETASRIAEAVDERRPVISKNLTLAGRSVNGTTPRIFMDVPVGTKIRDLIDEAGGLTGEYGEIIMGGPFTGRHAGIDDAVVKTTGGILVRESCLYEPLPMGILVCACGPNGVRMREIAKEMNAEVVAVQVCTQAKLVKGALKCENPGICPGQAGKMRELQDAGAKVLLIGNCYDCTRDIVAEAPKMGLAIHHVTDAVMRSMGMPLVRGFPGEAR is encoded by the coding sequence ATGGGAAAAATCTACACGTTGCCTCTCAAGCAGAGTATCGGCATGGCCGCGACGCCCGTTATCGCAACCGGGCAGCGGGTTGCGCGCGGGACGCTTCTGGCCGAGCCGCAAGGGCTCGGCGTGCCGCTGCACGCCAGCGTCAGCGGCGTGGTGCGCGCTATCACCGAAACGGCTATCGAGATCGAAGCCGATGCGGCGCAGGGCACGGATTACGAGCCGTTGCCCCCCTGTTCCGGCATCGTGGAAACGGTGAAGGCCGCCGGCATCTGCGGCATGGGCGGGGCCGGGTTCCCCACCTACGTCAAGCTGGGGACGAACCTGAACGGCGGCACGGTCATCATCAACGCGGTGGAGTGCGAGCCGATTCTGCACCACAACATCACCCAGATCGAGCAGAACCCCGCCAAGATCTACCGGGGCCTGTTGCTGGCCATGGAGGCGACGGACGCGCGTTCCGGCATTATCGCCATCAAGGCCAAGAACAAGGATGCCGTGGCCGCGCTCAAAGGCATTGTTACAGGCGCGGACAACGTCACGATCGCCGAGCTGCCGGACCGGTACCCCATGGGCGAGGAGCGGGCCATCATCCGCGAAACGCTCAAGAAGCTGCTGCCGGTGGAGGATCTGCCTTCCGCCGCCGGGGCCGTCATCATCAACGCGGAAACGGCCAGCCGCATAGCCGAGGCCGTGGACGAACGCCGGCCTGTCATCAGCAAGAACCTGACCCTTGCCGGACGATCCGTGAACGGCACGACCCCCCGGATTTTCATGGACGTGCCCGTGGGGACGAAAATCCGCGACCTGATCGACGAAGCGGGCGGCCTGACCGGCGAGTACGGGGAAATCATCATGGGCGGCCCGTTCACCGGGCGGCACGCCGGTATCGACGACGCGGTGGTCAAGACGACGGGCGGCATCCTGGTGCGGGAATCCTGTTTATACGAGCCCCTGCCCATGGGCATTCTGGTCTGCGCCTGCGGCCCCAACGGGGTGCGCATGCGGGAGATCGCCAAGGAAATGAACGCCGAGGTGGTCGCCGTGCAGGTTTGCACGCAGGCCAAACTGGTCAAGGGCGCGCTCAAGTGCGAGAACCCCGGCATCTGCCCCGGCCAGGCCGGGAAAATGCGGGAGTTGCAAGACGCCGGGGCAAAAGTCCTGCTCATCGGCAACTGCTACGACTGCACCAGGGACATCGTGGCCGAAGCCCCGAAAATGGGCCTTGCGATCCATCACGTGACGGACGCCGTCATGCGCAGCATGGGCATGCCCCTCGTGCGGGGGTTCCCGGGGGAAGCGCGGTAG
- a CDS encoding Metallopeptidase family M24 family protein 1, with translation MLTPIDYPKRIVTIAREVEARGFDAYVSTRMAGLHYLVGAFMPWTGAVIVTASGESRFVYWAMDYERVKQEGWGMDGVPFGGGNPGFLESVVAILDDMGLTRGKIGLDIALEGSAQAAPGVLTAYDWMELNKMLPKATLGNGMPCLEAVMLIKDGAEIERLRLAAASADAGFEAALRCIKPGVTENAVAGAVEEATRRYGSIWAWSVTGGTEVGSGPRTAFLKGVTQQATDKKIENNEMIIVDLHPMVELYIADLGLPVMLGTPTRAQQTLMDAWEDAVATLMDALKPGEPAKVACQKAYDKFVKYGVDAYALPLFGHGLGTCARQRPFMSITSNDVLKEGMALALGGHLYQPGVGGCRQEYPAIITSKGTEALCTHKNVVYKL, from the coding sequence ATGTTGACACCCATTGATTATCCCAAAAGAATCGTCACAATCGCCCGCGAAGTTGAAGCCAGGGGATTTGACGCCTACGTCTCCACCCGCATGGCCGGGCTGCATTACCTGGTGGGCGCGTTCATGCCCTGGACAGGGGCCGTCATCGTCACCGCCTCGGGAGAATCGCGCTTCGTTTACTGGGCCATGGACTATGAACGGGTCAAACAGGAAGGCTGGGGCATGGACGGCGTGCCTTTCGGCGGCGGCAATCCCGGTTTTCTCGAGTCCGTCGTCGCCATCCTTGACGACATGGGCCTGACCCGCGGCAAAATCGGCCTGGACATAGCCCTTGAAGGCTCGGCCCAGGCCGCGCCCGGCGTGCTCACGGCCTATGACTGGATGGAACTGAACAAAATGCTGCCCAAGGCCACCCTGGGAAACGGCATGCCCTGCCTTGAGGCCGTCATGCTCATCAAGGACGGCGCGGAAATCGAACGCCTCCGTCTGGCCGCGGCATCGGCTGACGCCGGGTTCGAGGCCGCGCTGCGCTGCATCAAGCCCGGCGTCACGGAAAACGCGGTCGCCGGGGCCGTTGAGGAGGCCACCAGGCGCTACGGCAGCATCTGGGCCTGGTCCGTCACCGGCGGCACAGAAGTCGGTTCCGGCCCCCGCACCGCCTTCCTCAAAGGCGTGACCCAGCAGGCCACGGACAAGAAAATCGAAAACAACGAAATGATCATCGTTGACCTGCACCCCATGGTGGAACTCTACATTGCCGACCTGGGCCTGCCCGTCATGCTCGGCACCCCGACCAGGGCGCAGCAGACCCTTATGGACGCCTGGGAAGACGCCGTCGCCACCCTCATGGACGCCCTCAAGCCCGGCGAGCCGGCCAAGGTAGCCTGCCAGAAGGCTTACGACAAGTTCGTCAAGTACGGAGTTGACGCCTACGCCCTGCCCCTGTTCGGCCACGGGCTCGGCACCTGCGCCCGGCAACGGCCCTTCATGAGCATCACCAGCAACGACGTCCTCAAGGAAGGCATGGCCCTGGCCCTCGGCGGCCACCTCTACCAGCCGGGCGTCGGCGGGTGCCGCCAGGAATACCCCGCCATCATCACCAGCAAGGGCACGGAAGCGCTGTGCACGCATAAAAACGTCGTCTACAAGCTGTAA
- a CDS encoding putative Methionyl aminopeptidase (Evidence 3 : Function proposed based on presence of conserved amino acid motif, structural feature or limited homology; Product type pe : putative enzyme): protein MTKFDFDVNAIMKARYAKIQKKFTEEKIDVFLGTSLRAITYAGNVYQSFAWYVNTCILIPAKGEPMLVGPLSDVNRIAAESWISKVESWNPPFGDIPARKFEDVLIDYFKANKFEEAVIGIEGNISYLLRTTLEKALPKATFVIADNATVDCMVVKDEMELAYMRKVGELCTLGFETLRDNIRPGISETELVGIMEARLRKAGCTGWWVPNQAGCGEKVLLDHYPSDDAIIQPNHYVKAGVHATYRLYCGDICNVFALRKAEPEYVKLCKTSEDAAQKTLDAMKPGVKCNELYFVYQKYMADHGYEKCCDWYLGHGLGTAHHAPLLSPHDPTVLQKNMVVVLNALSQTSWNSYINEVMVIITDDGYELITHNPLGLVQL from the coding sequence ATGACCAAGTTTGATTTTGACGTTAACGCCATCATGAAAGCGCGCTACGCGAAGATCCAGAAGAAGTTCACGGAAGAAAAAATCGACGTGTTCCTCGGCACCAGCCTTCGCGCCATCACATACGCGGGCAACGTCTACCAGAGCTTTGCCTGGTATGTGAACACCTGCATCCTGATCCCCGCCAAAGGCGAGCCCATGCTGGTCGGCCCCCTGTCCGACGTCAACAGAATCGCCGCTGAATCCTGGATTTCTAAGGTCGAGTCCTGGAACCCGCCCTTTGGGGACATCCCGGCCCGCAAGTTCGAAGACGTGCTCATCGACTATTTCAAGGCCAACAAATTCGAGGAAGCCGTCATCGGGATCGAGGGCAACATTTCCTATCTCCTGCGCACCACGCTGGAAAAAGCGCTGCCCAAAGCCACATTCGTCATCGCCGACAACGCGACGGTGGACTGCATGGTGGTCAAGGACGAAATGGAACTGGCCTACATGCGCAAAGTCGGCGAGCTGTGCACCCTGGGGTTTGAAACCCTGCGCGACAACATCCGGCCCGGCATTTCCGAAACCGAGCTGGTGGGCATCATGGAAGCGCGGCTGCGCAAGGCCGGCTGCACGGGCTGGTGGGTTCCCAACCAGGCCGGCTGCGGCGAAAAGGTCCTGCTCGACCACTACCCTTCCGACGACGCCATCATCCAGCCCAACCACTACGTCAAGGCCGGGGTGCATGCCACCTACCGCCTGTACTGCGGCGATATCTGCAACGTGTTCGCCCTGCGCAAGGCCGAGCCGGAATACGTCAAGCTCTGCAAAACCTCGGAAGACGCCGCCCAGAAGACCCTGGACGCCATGAAACCCGGCGTGAAGTGCAACGAGTTGTATTTCGTGTACCAGAAGTACATGGCCGACCACGGCTATGAAAAATGCTGCGACTGGTACCTCGGCCACGGCCTGGGCACCGCGCACCACGCGCCCCTGCTCTCCCCCCACGACCCCACCGTGCTGCAAAAAAACATGGTCGTGGTGCTGAACGCCCTGAGCCAGACCAGCTGGAACAGCTATATCAACGAGGTCATGGTCATCATCACGGACGACGGATACGAGCTTATCACGCACAACCCCCTCGGGCTTGTTCAGCTGTAA
- a CDS encoding conserved membrane hypothetical protein (Evidence 4 : Homologs of previously reported genes of unknown function), whose translation MESILLLIGLFFLLCLLRVPIPFSLGISSLVVILQIGVAPRQVVVHMMRNTDMFSLLAIPLFILAGEIMNKSDLTERLLTFATALVGRIRGGLAHVNVVVSMIMAGVSGSSTADSAGVGAVLIPAMVRAGYPANFSVAITAMSSTLGNIIPPSIYMVVYGAMGGVSIGALFLGGAIPGILIGLTQMSAIAFNAKRKNYPYAEPMTMKERFQATQRAALALLIPVIIVGGIVSGLYSPTEAAVTLVFYCLFLTLFVYRSLKWNEIPEVMLSGAKVSVLPLFTVACAGPFGWLIGYMRGPDMVANAMLSITQEPLLVMAMLIGFLLILGTFLSEIATIIIFLPIIQKLGEMGGMHPVQLGVIVVMVLCLGLVTPPYGICLLICCGIGKVNVMDAFWQCGMFVILFLVIVSLCVLVPGLTLWLPSVIMSDFRM comes from the coding sequence ATGGAATCGATTCTCCTGCTCATAGGGTTGTTTTTCCTCCTTTGCCTGTTGCGGGTCCCCATTCCCTTTTCCCTAGGCATCTCGTCGCTGGTCGTCATCCTGCAGATCGGCGTCGCCCCGCGCCAGGTCGTGGTGCACATGATGCGCAACACGGACATGTTCTCGCTGCTCGCCATCCCGCTGTTCATCCTGGCGGGCGAGATCATGAACAAGAGCGACCTCACGGAACGGCTGCTGACCTTCGCGACGGCCCTTGTCGGGCGCATCCGGGGCGGGCTGGCCCATGTGAACGTGGTGGTCTCCATGATCATGGCGGGCGTTTCCGGCTCCTCCACCGCGGATTCCGCCGGGGTCGGCGCGGTGCTCATCCCGGCCATGGTGCGGGCGGGATATCCCGCCAACTTTTCCGTGGCCATCACCGCCATGTCCTCCACCCTCGGCAACATCATCCCGCCTTCCATCTACATGGTGGTGTACGGGGCCATGGGCGGCGTTTCCATCGGCGCCCTGTTCCTGGGCGGCGCCATTCCCGGCATTCTTATCGGCCTTACCCAGATGAGCGCCATCGCGTTCAACGCGAAACGCAAGAACTACCCCTACGCCGAGCCGATGACCATGAAAGAGCGCTTCCAGGCCACCCAACGGGCGGCTCTCGCGCTGCTCATCCCGGTCATCATCGTGGGGGGCATCGTTTCCGGGCTATACTCGCCCACGGAAGCGGCCGTGACGCTCGTGTTCTACTGCCTGTTCCTGACCTTGTTCGTCTACAGGTCCCTCAAGTGGAATGAAATTCCGGAAGTCATGCTGTCCGGAGCCAAGGTGAGCGTGCTGCCGCTGTTCACCGTGGCCTGCGCCGGTCCCTTCGGCTGGCTCATCGGCTACATGCGCGGCCCGGACATGGTGGCCAACGCCATGCTGAGCATCACCCAGGAACCGCTCCTGGTGATGGCCATGCTGATAGGCTTCCTGCTCATTCTGGGAACCTTCCTCAGCGAGATCGCGACCATCATCATCTTCCTGCCCATCATCCAGAAGCTGGGCGAAATGGGGGGCATGCACCCGGTGCAGCTCGGCGTGATCGTGGTCATGGTGCTCTGCCTCGGCCTCGTGACCCCGCCGTACGGCATCTGCCTCTTGATCTGCTGCGGCATCGGCAAGGTGAACGTCATGGACGCGTTCTGGCAGTGCGGCATGTTCGTGATTCTGTTCCTGGTCATCGTGTCGCTGTGCGTGCTCGTCCCCGGCCTGACCCTGTGGCTGCCGTCGGTTATCATGTCCGATTTCCGAATGTGA
- a CDS encoding membrane hypothetical protein (Evidence 5 : No homology to any previously reported sequences) produces MQALHRLSLFLVQFEEFFIKWAMTALCCIIMYQIVGRNLDLPAGWTGEVALLVSTWMTYIGAALALQKKAHFSVDLFPGKTGLIIKLMGAVSMIMVAFFVFYLVWQGFLMTYLVRLRVSGIADISMACYFVSLPISGVFMLIHMLDAACNPEKEA; encoded by the coding sequence ATGCAAGCGTTGCACAGACTGAGCCTGTTCCTGGTGCAATTCGAGGAATTCTTCATCAAGTGGGCGATGACGGCGCTGTGTTGCATCATCATGTACCAGATCGTCGGCCGGAACCTTGATCTCCCGGCCGGCTGGACGGGCGAGGTGGCCCTGCTGGTTTCCACCTGGATGACGTATATAGGCGCCGCCCTTGCTCTACAGAAGAAAGCCCACTTCAGCGTGGATCTGTTCCCCGGGAAAACGGGGCTCATAATCAAGCTGATGGGCGCGGTTTCCATGATCATGGTGGCGTTCTTCGTATTCTATCTCGTCTGGCAGGGTTTCCTCATGACCTACCTTGTCCGGCTGCGCGTTTCCGGCATCGCCGACATAAGCATGGCCTGCTACTTTGTCTCGCTGCCCATCAGCGGCGTGTTCATGCTCATCCACATGCTTGATGCCGCCTGCAACCCGGAAAAGGAGGCGTAG
- a CDS encoding putative TRAP dicarboxylate transporter-DctP subunit (Evidence 3 : Function proposed based on presence of conserved amino acid motif, structural feature or limited homology) has product MQRNRVFFSLTMTCAILLLSVQTIFAAEFSLKYAHVQPDTHVTNRSALWLADQLKKETNGRIELKVFPSGVLGRDNEMLDGLEAGDIDIAWISSANLGTSITEFNVFSLPYLFSSDAHYNKVFAKSSPVMQLLATYVDKSPYGIVLGGMLGGVSRQAFNNYRPIVKPEDLKGLKIRVQNSPVEMKVWTQLGAAPQQLAWTEIYTSLQTSVVHAAEASIDAYFQNKFFEVSKYLSLTNHQYMALPILIGKKTLKKLPDDLRATLVRLTEESGIHGIGLYQGDQAELLKTKVPEFNVQLNEAQTGLFKAKVADLIAEESKKYGGGDILTLIDAVK; this is encoded by the coding sequence ATGCAACGTAACCGTGTGTTTTTCTCCCTTACCATGACCTGTGCAATCCTGCTCCTGTCGGTCCAGACGATTTTTGCAGCGGAGTTCTCCCTTAAATACGCGCACGTGCAGCCCGACACGCACGTGACCAACCGCTCCGCCCTTTGGCTGGCCGACCAGCTGAAGAAGGAAACCAACGGCCGCATTGAGCTCAAGGTCTTCCCTTCCGGGGTTCTCGGCCGCGACAACGAAATGCTCGACGGTCTGGAAGCCGGCGATATCGACATCGCCTGGATTTCCTCCGCCAACCTGGGCACATCCATCACCGAATTCAACGTTTTTTCCCTGCCGTATCTTTTTTCAAGCGACGCCCATTACAACAAGGTTTTCGCGAAAAGCAGCCCGGTTATGCAGCTGCTCGCCACCTATGTTGACAAATCCCCCTACGGGATCGTACTGGGCGGCATGCTGGGCGGCGTTTCCCGCCAAGCCTTTAACAACTACCGCCCCATCGTGAAGCCGGAGGATCTCAAGGGGCTGAAAATACGCGTCCAGAACTCCCCGGTGGAGATGAAAGTCTGGACCCAGCTTGGCGCCGCGCCTCAGCAACTTGCCTGGACTGAAATTTACACCAGTTTGCAGACCAGCGTCGTGCACGCCGCAGAAGCCAGCATTGACGCCTATTTTCAGAACAAATTCTTCGAAGTCTCCAAATACCTGTCCCTTACCAACCATCAGTACATGGCCCTGCCCATCCTGATAGGCAAAAAAACCCTGAAAAAACTGCCCGACGATCTGCGCGCGACCCTCGTCCGCCTGACGGAAGAGTCCGGCATCCATGGCATCGGCCTCTATCAAGGCGACCAGGCTGAACTGCTAAAAACAAAGGTGCCCGAATTCAACGTGCAGTTGAACGAAGCCCAGACCGGGCTGTTCAAGGCAAAAGTGGCCGACCTCATCGCCGAGGAATCGAAAAAGTACGGCGGCGGCGACATTCTGACGCTTATCGACGCTGTAAAGTAA
- a CDS encoding putative Transcriptional regulator, GntR family (Evidence 3 : Function proposed based on presence of conserved amino acid motif, structural feature or limited homology) has protein sequence MALSCLLPLIEKRQESNGSLREMIVSVLIEGILANVLDDGEDLVEADLQTLFGTSRSPIREALTELDNLGLVALGRRQTRRVRRLTRQDMEEIIPIRAMLEGLAARWAFTVLAGDSVWEIERHYGLMSEAVKYGDAKAYWDRHVLFHDAFINASGNKTLVGTLRPLRIKTHWYLFNLDRTQFDLEEELHSHLLLLEALNDAGGSAENMESAMQGHVASALTRNIQLASAAKNIAGS, from the coding sequence ATGGCGCTTTCGTGTCTTCTCCCGCTTATTGAAAAGCGGCAAGAAAGCAACGGCTCTCTCCGGGAAATGATCGTTTCCGTTCTCATCGAGGGCATCCTGGCCAATGTCCTTGATGACGGCGAAGACCTGGTGGAAGCGGATCTGCAGACCTTGTTCGGCACCAGCCGTTCCCCCATTAGGGAAGCCCTGACGGAACTGGACAACCTGGGGCTGGTGGCCCTCGGCAGACGGCAGACCCGCCGGGTCCGGCGCCTGACCCGGCAGGACATGGAAGAGATCATTCCGATCCGGGCCATGCTGGAAGGGCTGGCCGCGCGCTGGGCCTTCACGGTTCTGGCCGGGGATTCCGTGTGGGAGATCGAGCGCCATTACGGCCTCATGAGCGAAGCCGTGAAGTACGGGGACGCCAAGGCGTACTGGGACAGGCACGTGTTGTTCCATGACGCCTTCATCAACGCTTCCGGCAACAAAACCCTGGTCGGCACCCTTCGTCCGCTCCGCATCAAAACGCACTGGTATCTGTTCAACCTGGACAGAACCCAGTTCGACCTTGAGGAAGAGCTGCATTCGCACCTGCTGCTTCTTGAAGCGCTGAACGATGCCGGCGGATCGGCGGAAAACATGGAAAGTGCCATGCAAGGCCATGTGGCCAGCGCGCTGACCCGTAACATTCAACTTGCATCCGCCGCAAAGAACATTGCCGGTTCCTGA